A genome region from Alistipes dispar includes the following:
- the rplP gene encoding 50S ribosomal protein L16 has translation MLQPKKTKFRRMQKGRMKGLAQRGNQLAYGSFAIKALESTWITGRQIEAARQAITRYMKREGQLWIRIFPDKPITKKPAEVRMGKGKGNPEGFVAPVTPGRILFEAEGVPLAVAQEALRLGAQKLPITTKFIVRRDYVETTI, from the coding sequence ATGTTACAGCCGAAAAAGACCAAATTTAGAAGAATGCAGAAAGGCCGTATGAAGGGGCTTGCTCAAAGAGGTAACCAGCTCGCATACGGATCGTTCGCAATCAAGGCACTTGAATCGACCTGGATCACGGGTCGTCAGATAGAGGCGGCCCGTCAGGCCATTACGCGTTACATGAAGCGTGAAGGTCAGCTCTGGATCCGCATTTTCCCCGACAAACCCATCACGAAGAAGCCCGCCGAGGTGCGTATGGGTAAGGGTAAGGGTAACCCCGAAGGCTTCGTGGCGCCCGTAACTCCGGGACGCATTCTCTTCGAGGCGGAGGGCGTGCCCCTGGCCGTAGCGCAGGAGGCGCTGCGTCTGGGAGCCCAGAAACTGCCTATTACCACCAAGTTTATCGTAAGACGTGACTACGTCGAAACCACAATTTAA
- the rpmC gene encoding 50S ribosomal protein L29, translating to MKSAEIKDLSTKDLAERIETEKAQLAKLKVQHAVSPVENPSIIKKNRRDIARMLTILRQKNAK from the coding sequence ATGAAAAGTGCAGAAATCAAGGACCTTTCGACGAAGGACCTCGCGGAACGCATCGAGACCGAAAAGGCCCAGCTCGCCAAGCTGAAGGTGCAGCACGCCGTGTCCCCCGTCGAGAACCCGTCGATCATTAAGAAGAACCGCAGAGATATAGCTCGCATGCTGACGATTCTGCGTCAAAAAAACGCTAAATAA
- the rpsQ gene encoding 30S ribosomal protein S17, with protein MERNLRKERIGVVVSNKMAKTIVVAVARKVKHPIYGKFVNKTTKFVAESLDETCKEGDTVRIMETRPLSKTKRWRLVQIIERAK; from the coding sequence ATGGAAAGAAATCTGAGAAAAGAGCGTATCGGTGTGGTTGTCAGCAACAAGATGGCTAAAACCATTGTGGTTGCGGTAGCGCGTAAGGTGAAGCATCCTATCTACGGCAAGTTCGTCAATAAGACGACGAAGTTCGTCGCCGAGTCGCTCGACGAGACGTGCAAGGAGGGCGATACGGTGCGCATCATGGAGACCCGCCCGCTGAGCAAGACGAAGCGTTGGAGATTAGTACAAATCATTGAAAGAGCTAAGTAG
- the rplN gene encoding 50S ribosomal protein L14, whose translation MIQQESRLVVADNSGAKEVLCIRVLGGTKRRYASIGDKIVVAVKSATPSGDVKKGAVSKAVVVRTTKEIRRANGSYIRFDDNAVVLLNNQGEMRGTRIFGPVARELRDQYMKIISLAPEVL comes from the coding sequence ATGATACAACAGGAAAGTAGACTCGTAGTAGCTGATAACAGCGGAGCGAAGGAGGTACTTTGCATCCGGGTGCTCGGCGGCACGAAGCGCCGCTACGCATCTATCGGCGATAAGATCGTGGTTGCGGTGAAGAGCGCGACTCCTTCGGGCGACGTCAAGAAGGGCGCCGTGTCGAAGGCCGTCGTGGTGCGGACCACGAAGGAAATCCGCCGTGCCAACGGTTCGTACATTCGTTTCGACGACAATGCCGTGGTGCTGCTTAACAACCAGGGTGAAATGCGCGGTACTCGTATATTCGGCCCCGTGGCTCGTGAGCTGCGTGACCAGTATATGAAGATTATCTCCCTCGCACCCGAAGTATTGTAA
- the rplX gene encoding 50S ribosomal protein L24, producing the protein MSVKLHIKKGDQVQVIAGDSKGQQGKVLKVEVSKQRAIVEGVNIVKKATKPNAKNPQGGILEQEAPIHISNLMLIDPKSGKPTKVGRKKDAKGKLVRYAKKSGEEIK; encoded by the coding sequence ATGTCAGTGAAATTACATATTAAGAAGGGGGACCAGGTTCAGGTCATCGCCGGTGACAGCAAGGGCCAGCAGGGCAAAGTCCTGAAGGTCGAGGTTTCGAAGCAGCGTGCCATCGTCGAGGGTGTGAACATCGTCAAGAAGGCCACCAAGCCCAATGCGAAGAATCCCCAGGGCGGTATCCTCGAGCAGGAGGCTCCGATCCACATTTCGAACCTGATGCTCATCGACCCCAAGTCGGGCAAACCCACCAAGGTCGGCCGCAAGAAGGACGCCAAAGGTAAATTAGTTCGTTACGCTAAAAAGTCAGGGGAGGAGATCAAATAA
- the rplE gene encoding 50S ribosomal protein L5, with translation MAYVPTLKTQYKEQIMPALMKEFGYSSVMQCPKLTKIVINQGMGQAVADKKLIDVAEAELTQIAGQKAVQTRSRKDISNFKLRKGMPIGVRVTLRDTKMYEFLERLIAVALPRIRDFKGINEKFDGQGNYTLGITEQIIFPEIDIDKITKIFGMEITFVTTAKTDEEAYALLREFGLPFKNAKKN, from the coding sequence ATGGCATACGTACCTACACTCAAGACACAGTATAAGGAGCAGATCATGCCTGCCCTTATGAAGGAGTTCGGCTACTCGAGCGTAATGCAGTGCCCGAAGCTCACCAAGATCGTAATCAATCAGGGTATGGGTCAGGCCGTCGCCGACAAGAAGCTGATCGACGTGGCCGAGGCCGAGCTGACGCAGATCGCCGGCCAGAAGGCCGTGCAGACCCGTTCGCGGAAGGACATCTCCAACTTCAAGCTGCGTAAGGGCATGCCGATCGGCGTGCGCGTGACGCTGCGCGATACGAAGATGTACGAGTTCCTCGAGCGTCTGATCGCCGTGGCGCTCCCCCGCATCCGCGACTTCAAGGGCATCAACGAGAAGTTCGACGGTCAGGGCAACTACACCCTCGGCATCACCGAGCAGATCATCTTCCCGGAGATCGACATCGACAAGATCACCAAGATCTTCGGCATGGAGATCACCTTCGTAACGACGGCCAAGACCGACGAGGAGGCTTACGCCCTGCTCCGCGAGTTCGGCCTTCCTTTCAAGAACGCTAAAAAGAATTAA